The Alosa sapidissima isolate fAloSap1 chromosome 12, fAloSap1.pri, whole genome shotgun sequence nucleotide sequence tctctctctctctctctctctctctctctctctctcaggtgttcTCCATCTCTAAGGACCTTGTCCCTCGTGTTCTATCTCGCATTATTGAAGCGGTTGCTGAAGAGATGAGTCGTCTCATGCAGTGTGTGTCATCCTTTAGCAAAAATGGGGCACTTCaggtacacataaacacaaacacactcactcaaggcacacacacacacacacactcactcactcactcaaggcacatacacacctgtgactcaaaaccacacacacatatacacacatatacagtcttCTGTCTTAAAGGAAGTGTAGGTTGTTTGGTAATATttattttcctctcctctctgttttttGTTATAATGTAGGCTCGGTTGGAGATTTGTTCCTTGAGCGATGCTGTATCTGTTTACCTAACATCTGAAAGTCGGTATGTTTCAACTCCTGTTGCACAAGCATCCCACCTGTCGATAGATTTAGTTTCTATATGTTTCATCACTTAGCTAATAATAGTTTATGGTTGTGGTTATGGATGTGTGGTGaacttggttttttttttttttttttaagtggcaGCTTTAAACAGGCACAGGAGTCTCTCCCTCAACTGCACAGTGGAGCTGACAAAAAGTAaaccattgcacacacacaatcacacacatacatgcttcACACAAAAGACCTGCTATCCATCTGGTTAGCTCTCCATCTATCTGCCACATGGTTGGAGCCAGGGCTGTAATGTATGCTAAACAAACGTAAATGCTGTTTAATCACGTCCTGTATTTCTGAAATAGCAGAAGGTGGTGCCATCAATGCACCTCTATCCCACTCTACATGCCAGTCACATGCAGTAGCCCCACTAGGAGTTGCTCTGGGTCACCTCCATCTTATTTGTAGGAGACTTTCTTTAATGTGATAGGCTTACATTGATATGTCTTATGACTTGTGGACATTATGAGCTTCGTATGAGCTTATATGAGCTTCAATTGTGTGATTTCAGTTTCTTCCATAGTATTATTTACAATTACAATTTATTTACAATTATTTCCAGTTTTAccttagtataagtatatgtggTAACTACATAGTAAGGCCCAGAGAATGCACAGGGATCCCTATCAACACTCAGGGAACTATTTAATGCCAATCAGAACTAgtaccagggttgtgcacaattcgaattgcaattctgcttcctgtttgctacctcaattgaaatgcaagtgaaattcaagaattgaattggaatttaagagccagtttcaactcaattctggaattttgcacaagcctgactaGTACTGTATAAGAATTGAGCAATGACTTCTAACGTTATCACTTTGAATGTCTAATCCAGTAGCCAATGTTGTGATCCATCTGGCCTCTATTTACCCACCTCTTTTTTTACCACTGTAGTAGCAGAGTGATGTGGATCTAGATGGACTCAACagaacagtggtgtgtgtgtgtgtagggggggggggttgtttgggGTTTAGAGTTTTCGAGCCAGTCACTCTCTGAATATTCATGAATTTAGAGacctcacactcacagacacctttttttctttctctctacctctgttgctcattctctctatctctcacttgctctcattctctctctgtctctctttctctctttcagacTGCTGGAGGAGTTGTTGAATAAGTTCAAAAGCAGTATGCATCTGCAGCTCAGTTGCTTCCAACTGGCCTCCTCTCATCCTGTGaagagatgaacacacacacacgcacacacgcaggcacacacacgcaaacaacacactacagacacacacgtccTTTTGCACCTGTGCCTCATATATGCACACCTGTTCTAATACATAGAACATGTTAATCATGCCGCTTCTCAGTGATTAACCACTACTACTCATGAACTCTCTCTTGTAAACGGAACCACACTGTCCTTTAAATGTCAGTCTGTTTGTCACATGAAAGTGCTATAAAGTCATCTTTCTGAGGACTCCTTTTTTAATTAcggtaaattgtgtgtgtgtgtgtgtgtgtgtgtgtgtgtgggctgaatGGCACATTAGTTGTCACCGGAGTTTTCCTTCCCCAGTGAtgtcatgtgtgtttttgtgtgtgtgtgtgtgtgtgtgtgtttatgtgtggtatctgtgtgtgtgtgtgtgtgtgtggtatgtgtgtgtgtgtctgttcatgtTCACCCCCCCCAGCAGTCTTTGAACCAAACTTCCTGCTCGCAAAACATCTAACCACACTCACCTAACCACATGAGCCTCGTCACACTCTAGACAGTAATCACAcgaacacacatgtacagacacTCAGTTGGTTTAGTATATAACCAGCATGGAGAAAACACCAATACAGACCAAACTCATGAAATAACCAGTATAACATATCAGTACCAAACAGTATAACATACAGTATCAATAACAATGCCAATGTGAATTCAAGTCAAATATAATTTCAATTCACCTTCATGATGTAACACATGTACAAGAATACACATCCACAGCATCCACACATCAACATACACAACTCTCCAATGGAACTGTTCAATTCTTAGGATGGCCTGACTAATAAAACACTTTAGTTGTGGTTTTGGGCTTATTTAGATTAACATAAAGGGTTAGTGGTGTCATTAAGGACAAATATTCAGCTTATATTAAATCTGGATGTAATTGTTCTCTTGCTTATAGAGAGCAACACATCTTAAACATGTCTCACTGACAAACACTGACATTCTTTGGGTTGCCATGTCTTACACACCTTGCCTCCCCACACACCATGGAATTATTGCCAAGGACATTCATTCAGTGGTTTATCCTCTGGGTTTCAGGTGTTCAAACTGaactgctcacacaaacacacacacacacacacacacacacacacacacacatattcatgtcTCTCTCTAACATATACAAAGCCGTGCAGCTCCattttgaaaacacacacactctctcacacacagggtgttggggtgggggggggggggtcactctGGTAAGGAGCTTCCATGTGGATGGGTGACAATTCTGGCATAGTCCTGTGAGCTGGGTGGGGAGAGCTCATTTTGTGTCAGTGCGaggctgtgagagtgtgtgtgtgagtgaaagtcgTGACTCCTGAGGTAGTTACTTCCGGACTGACTGAGGTAGAAGAGCTGTCTGGCAAACAGAGGCtccacctgaaacacacacatccacaaggTTTGACATTTGTAAAACATCTCACAGTCCCTTAATGTACAAGTAAGATGAAAGAAGTGACTAgagtctgagagtgtgtgtgtgtgtgtctcgtacCTGCACTGTGAGAGTCCTCCTTTGTATTTCAGCATCAATGTCGTCTCCAAAGGACAAGAGAACTTGGAGACGAGGCGGAGGATGAGAATGCAGAGAGAAACTCTGCAGCtctgagatggagggagggagaatgtAGGTCATTATTGCATATAATACTTATTGAACTAGTTTGTTACTAAAGGCTATTGTCCTGTATTTTGAAATATTCAATGCAAAAATTTACTTTCAACCCTGACATTCAGTGATTCATTATCTCAGTGATTCATTTCTGATAACTCTCTAGCTGACTCAgtgtgcacactacacatgcacacttcttATAAGCCATGTgtaaaaacagaacagaaaaggAGCAAagaacactccacacacacacacaaactaaaacACACTGGCTATGGCGATGTGATAGacagtacactcttaaaatgaatgagctgaaaacaacacaacttgcgttgtttttaacacatctttgtgtccagataggaacaacaaagtttgtgttgtttccttttttatttgttacacaatgtgTTGAAAAATAAtgcaacttgtgttgtttttgaacacatctgtgtgtccagatagggacaacacatttgttataagagtgtacactcttaaaaagcaatgtgttggaaacaacacaaactgtgttgtctctatctggacacagagatgtgttaaaaacaacgaaagttgtgttgttttcaactcaCTCGTTTTAGGAGTGTAGCACCAACATGGGAGTTGGATGAGAAGAGCATGAGGGGGGTAAAGGAGGGAAAGTGCCCAAGGTTGTTCTTATTCACACTCTCAGTCTCtacttccctctttctctttccctatcTGACCCTTTTTCTATGtttcttctacttcttcttaCTCTCTCATTCGTGTGGAAAGTCCACTCACATGGTTATGCAAATGAGGCTAATAGGAACTCAGGGGGTAGAGACGCTTTTGTCAAGAAGATCATACGGCCATGAGTCAGTATGAGACTGAGCTGTACCAGGGTCTTAACTAAACTGTGTGTGTTCGCatcttttgagtgtgtgtgtgtgagagagagagagagagagtgtctgtgtacgtctaacagagagcgagagagtgtgtgtctgtgtatgtgtaacagagagagagaaagagagtgtcggggtgcgtgcatgtctgtgtaccTGTGAGTAAGGTGTGCAAGTCCATTAGTTTGTTGGCCTGATCTCTCTCCAGTTTGTTGGGCTTTTCTCTGTGAGGAGTGTGGCCCCCTTCCCAGAAGACTTTGCCAGAACCAAAGGGGCGGGCATACAGCCCACCAGACCCCACCCATAGGTGGACACCGCCTTCAAGTCCCGCCTTCTGTGGGAGAGGCACCTCCTCTGGGCCACTGGTTGGCTGGAAAGCATGTCCGTGTGGCGTTAGGACACATCCTTCGGGTCTCAGCACAGTCACTTCTGAAACCAGGGCCCCgccatagaacacacacaccaacagtcGCTGGTCTGgaacacagacattcacacagatTAGTAGCTGACAGAAACCtccaactttgtgtgtgtgtacgtgcgcgcatgtgtgtgcacgtgtgtgtgtgtgtatgtacctgaTATGCCATCTGCTGTTCTGAAGCCAGGCTGGGGAAAGCCAAAGGGTGTGGCAGGAACTTCAGAGGGATTGCAGCTGAAGAATGAACCACTGATCTGGTAAcctgcgcatacacacacacatacattgcattgaaaaaatacaacaaatcaaacaaaatgttattttaagtCTACATATTTCAAAAATGTCCCAGCATTTACAATCCTTGCACACAGAATCCTTCCACAGTGTATCATAAGGCCCAACACAAGCATTTAATCTAGTCaaatgcacatcacacacacatcagactcACCATTTTCCCAGGCCATGTGTGTAGGGCTGTAAGGGGTGTTGTAGTCTGGGTGGGGGGGTTCATCAGCCTGATAGCCCCTCCATCCATACTCTGGGTAGCTACACACCTACAACCgatcagaagcacaaaatccTGATACAATCCGTCATGAGCATTTACACGGAGATCAAGCATATctccgtgtgtgtatgcatgagggGAGACTGTATGTTTATAAGACAGTAGTTCACCTGATTCTGAGGGGGAGTGTATGTGGAGTGCAGTTGATAATGTGGGGATGCTAAGTGAGCCGCTGTTTCCACTAGAGGTCTGGAACCTGAGAGTCAGAGGTGTAGAGTCTACTAAGTGATATTTTCTTATGCATattataatgataataataataataataataataaatacattctaataattattatttgtgCGTCAATCAAGCAAAACAGAAAATAAAGCAAAAGAGTATATCGCTTACCTTTCTTCGCATCCTCCGGTATGATGCGGTAAACTTTATATGGATCGGAGATGTCTAACTGGCTCCGCTCTACAATCTCCTCGAAGTCGGTACTCTTGTTGAGCGCGCAACGGAGGCGCGTCTTCCACGTGGGTGGGTCCGGTTTGTCAATGCCTTCCCGGTACTTGCCCTTGAAAAGAGCCCAGGCCTGCGGTACCCGAACGCAAAAAGTACAGGTCAGGTATTGTTTGTAACTCTGCGTCTACACGAGTGTGGACATTTGGTCATTATTTCCTCTACCTTAAAGAGTGCAGCATCTTCATCTCGATTGTAGTCCTGCTTGCCCGCGTGCTTCCAGGGGATGCGGAAGATGCTCTTTTCATCATTCTCCCACACGAGCCCTGGGTATTTGCCTGTATCCACCTGTTCGATCAACCACTGACGGAGTTTCCCGTTACCGGACGACATGCGCTCCCCATCTATGTTCATCTGACACATGGCAAGGACTTCAGTTCATAGACATGTAAGCCATAGCAAACCAAGTCAACTAAGGTAATTAAATACGGGATCACGAAGGCTACGTGAgttttgtaggctactgtccAGACTAGGCTACATTGAGCTATAAAACCATCACACCCCAATACTTTTTCTATATCCCAATCAAAAGGACCGCAAAATTAATGCGCGGCACATTTCTTACCTCTGAAACTGTAAACCGCTGGAGTTTTGGAATCaatcacttacacacaaacatacacgagAACTCTCCCTGTTTCGATATATTTCGTTTGCTCCCACTCTATTTCGCTCTCAATCCTGTTTTATTTCTCATTCAGCCAACAGTCTCTCTCAATCAATCAACTCACCTCGCATTCTGTCAGACTAAATAACTTTCCCTGGGATGGGCGGGGCGTCACCGGAACTCACGCTGAAACTTTTTGAAGAGGAGCATCTGTCACAGTGGAGCGCCAGCGTCCCGTAAACACGAGGGGAAGCCCTGTAGTGCGAGTGTCAGACGGCCCACGCGCAGAAGTGGAAAGTGGAgcgtgtttgttatttataagAAAAAGAGGGTCGTTCTTTTAAATCGATCAATGTAGTGCGCAAACTTTTGCACGGAAATGTTGTTCAATATCAGTAGCGgatacaaaaaataaatcaaagaTCACACAAGTGTAGATGTGTGAGCAAACAAAAGTGACCAAGAGGACCACGGTGAGGCAAATCACGTATGCCGGGGTAGAGTGTAATTTCTTTGTGGTATGTTCAAAACGCTcagaatgtaggcctactttgttagTATTCAtatgttgaaaaatacataaacAAAGATATTCACTGTTTaatcattttctttgttttttttgcccACCCTGAGAATTAAATCTCTCGTGGAGACCTCTTTCTAATCGAGTTTAGGCCAACTAACGACGGGAGTGCATAATTTCTAGCCTAATATCGTTGGTTATCTAATGTCCAGTAGCAATAGTAGACTTTCCCCAGTAATGCTGTAttagaaatgtattacaagATAAATAATACCAAATTTGTGCTATACCCATAAACCCAAAAGAATATTATAATGTAGTAGTGTGAGGTTAATGCTTATTTTACCATACATTGAACTATTAATATGAAGTATATTGTCTTGATTCATTGGGGCAATTGCattatggcttttttttttggcaagaACATTTCTATTTGGATTATATTCCTATTTGTGAAATGCAAACATGCTACTCCATATGCAGCTTTATGTTTATGCTTCCTGATTTTTTGTTAATGAAAATTCTAGTATTCCttgattaaaaaacaaacaaacaaaacaaaacccctCTTGTTGTGTTCTGAAGTGCTGGAGATAGGAGAGGGATTTTCCACTTGGTTTTGGTTACATTGCCCTGAGCCCATAGCTAAACATAGTAAACCACACAGGTTTTGAACAATTGCAATTAACATGTTTCTTTTCTATTTATAGTTTATTAATTCATAGAAGTGTGCAAGTGTTTCTtttttatcaataaaaaaaaaacattacacctCCTACACACTCAAAGGTTTGTAATAAAATAGGTATACAGCgaggaaaataagtattgaacacgtcaacatttttttcagtaagtatacttccagtgaggctattcacattaaattttcaccggacattagtattgtaacgatttgatagcgacacacacagttgtccaatcaaaaggtttatt carries:
- the irf4b gene encoding interferon regulatory factor 4, which codes for MNIDGERMSSGNGKLRQWLIEQVDTGKYPGLVWENDEKSIFRIPWKHAGKQDYNRDEDAALFKAWALFKGKYREGIDKPDPPTWKTRLRCALNKSTDFEEIVERSQLDISDPYKVYRIIPEDAKKGSRPLVETAAHLASPHYQLHSTYTPPQNQVCSYPEYGWRGYQADEPPHPDYNTPYSPTHMAWENGYQISGSFFSCNPSEVPATPFGFPQPGFRTADGISDQRLLVCVFYGGALVSEVTVLRPEGCVLTPHGHAFQPTSGPEEVPLPQKAGLEGGVHLWVGSGGLYARPFGSGKVFWEGGHTPHREKPNKLERDQANKLMDLHTLLTELQSFSLHSHPPPRLQVLLSFGDDIDAEIQRRTLTVQVEPLFARQLFYLSQSGSNYLRSHDFHSHTHSHSLALTQNELSPPSSQDYARIVTHPHGSSLPE